Part of the Leptospira sp. WS92.C1 genome is shown below.
GTGCATGGTCAAATACTTTTCAACCTTTTTGATTCAACCTGTCCTGAAAGCCGGCGAATCCAACGAACAAAATCTACAAACACCGCGAAAAACACCGAAGATATAATGACCCGTCTTTTTCAAATTTTCAACATCCCAGCGCATTCCCTTTTTTAGAAATTCATTTTGCCTTTCACCCAAAAGACCCGGTTCCTCAAAAGACTCCTTAGAAAAAAACGGAAGTGACTTTCTTTTTTAAACAAAATCCAAAAGCATGGGATCTAAAGAATCAACTATGGAACTCAGCTTAGCCTATTCTCCTTGCCCCAACGATACGTTTTTGTTTTACCATCTCGCGCATGGAAAAGCGACCGATCAATTTCAGATCCGAGAGGAACTTCACGACGTGGAAGAACTGAACCGAGCGGCCTTTGCCGGCAAATACCAAGCGACAAAACTTTCCTTTGCGGCCTATTTCTCAGTGATGGATCAATATTCCATCTTGGATTCCGGATCCGCCTTAGGAAGAAACTGCGGTCCCTTGCTCGTCTATAAAAAAGGAAAACATCCAGGTTCCGCAAAGGGAAAAAAAATTCTCATCCCTGGAGAATTTACCACGGCAAACCTGCTCTTGAAACTGTTTTTGGAGAACGATTTTCAACCGGAAGCGGTTCGTTATGACAAGATCATTCCTCTCCTCTTATCCGGGGACGCAGACTTTGGAGTTTTGATCCACGAGGAACGTTTCACTTATGAAAAACAAGGTCTCGTAAAACTTCAAGATCTGGGCGAATGGTGGGAAGAATCCACAGGCAAACACATTCCATTAGGCGCCATTGCTTTTCGAAGAGATCTGGGCGAAAAATTAAAATTAAACTTTGATCATTCCCTCAAAAAAAGTCTGGATCTTGGTTATCAGAATCGAGAAGAAACGTACGAATATATTCTCAAACATTCTCAGGACACAACCAGGGAAGTGGTAGACGCGCATATCGGATTGTATGTAAACGAATTCACTCGTTCTCTCGGAACGGAAGGAAGGGACGCAATTCTTACACTCTATCGAAAAGGTGTAGAAGCCGGCTTTCTGCCTGTGGGAAAAGAAGAGGTTTTGTTTTAAAAAATGTTTTGTTGGAGATCCTACGCTTTTCCATAAAACGTCGTATCTGAATATTTTTAAACCCTACTTTTATACAAAGCAATTTCCGAGCCTTGTTGGAGTTCCTACAAAACTTGGGCCCAAAAATATCCTTTACAAAAGTAAATTTTTCTGATTCAGAAAATCTCCCGATTCATTCCCCGTAATACTCTCCCTAAGGAAGTGCTACATTGAGTTAAAAGCGCCTTACCACCTGCGGAGCGACCCATAGGAAGCGACGCAATCAAATGCCGTAGGCGTTGATTCTCAGCGCAGCCGAGATTGAGAGATTCATATTAAAATTTTACGGCGGATTTTGTAGTGATACCTACAATTTCTTTCCTACAGAAACCTCGTCTTTTCCACAAGAATTCTTGATCCTTGCGAGGTCGGATAAAAATTCTATCCTTTTAGTTCCCGCACGATATCATAACTCGCGTGACTCTGATTGAGAGTATAAAGATGAATTCCGGGAACTCCCATCTTTAATAACTCTCTGCATTGTTTTACGGTAAAGTTTAAGCTTCTCCGATAAAATTCCTCCGGACGATGTTCCACTTCCTGCAAATCCGCAATGAGAGAGGAGGGGAATTCGCATCCCGCCATGGACTTAAACCTTTCAATCTGCGCAAACGAAGTGATCGGCATAATCCCAGGAATCACAGGAACCCGAATTCCGACCTTACGAACAAAGTTGAGAAAATTCTCAAAGATAGAATTTACAAAGAACAACTGAGACACCAAAAAATCAGTTCCCGCTTCCACCTTGAGCTTGAGATGACGCACGTCTTCTTCCAACGTTTTTGCGTCGGGGTGTTTTTCAGGATAACAACCACCGCCGATGCAAAAGTCCAACTTTTCCGATCGGATAAAAGAGATAAGCTCGGTCGCATTCTCAAACCCGCCGTCGGTCTTTTTAAATTCTCCCTCTCCCCGAGGAGGATCCCCTCGAAGCGCCATCAAGTTGACAATTCCCTTTGAACGAATTCCCTGAAGCGTCTCCCGGATCTGATCTCGGTTTGCCCCCACACAGGTAAAATGAGAAACAGTCGGCACGGAATAATTTTTAGAAATTTCCGATAGAATTTGTATGGTCTTGTCTCTTGTAGATCCTCCGGCACCGTAAGTAACGGTCACAAAATCCGGATTGAGACGCGAAAGCTCTCGAACCGTTTCCATCAACTTAACATCGCCTTCGGAAGTTTTAGGCGGAAAAAATTCAAACGAATACACAGGCCCCTTTGCGGAGACGTAAATTTCAGATATCTTTTTCATAGATCCCAATCACTGAAAACAAAGGAGCATTTGAATTTGTCCTCGTCCGCCTCGAAGCGGAGTTAAGGCCTTTCCAAAAAGGGAACCGGGGCGCAGACTTTCTGCCGAAACTCGAACAGCGTGCCCGCCGGTCAAACCGGTTACGAGCAGATTTCCCGGTTGAATCGGATACGCAGAAGCGTCTGCATTGACGGTCACAACACCCGACACCGCGACCAACCAATGGGTTCCTTCTGTTGGAGCCTCGCCTCCAAAAAGAAGCGCCGCCGATTTTACGGCGACTCCAATCGCATGGGTCGCGTTAGCCGATTTTGCTTTTTGCAATCTCCCATCCTCGCCCATTACCAAAATGTCACCTTCGGAAATCACATCCGACGAGTTGACCGGAAAAAATCTTGCGATACAATCCGCATTCTTTCCGGTCGAAATTCGTACCGTCCCGGAGAATTCGGATTCCCCTTCGGCAAAAAAAGCTTTTCCGGATCCGGTTTCGCCCAAGGAGGGAATTCCCTTTCCAGTTGCATACAACGCGACTCCGGATCTCGAATGAAACATTCCGCCAAACCCTCGTTTGCCGAGCCCGAGAACACCTGCCGATTCTCGGTCACCGGAAGAAGAGTCTCCTCTGACTCCAAACGTTTCGCCATACCCCAGAACCCCAGAGTTACGCGCGGATCCTACGATTCCGGCTCCTTTTTCACTGTCATTCCTTGCATAAATGGGGGAATGGTTCTCAGGCGGGGGAGAGATGTTTGCGTAAGCGGCTTCCGTATTGCCTTTTACTTTCAGAAATCCGCTATGCGAACTAAAGTCATGATCCAGCGGAGCGTATGCGTGCGCATGCGGCTTTGGATCTCTT
Proteins encoded:
- a CDS encoding 1,4-dihydroxy-6-naphthoate synthase, producing MELSLAYSPCPNDTFLFYHLAHGKATDQFQIREELHDVEELNRAAFAGKYQATKLSFAAYFSVMDQYSILDSGSALGRNCGPLLVYKKGKHPGSAKGKKILIPGEFTTANLLLKLFLENDFQPEAVRYDKIIPLLLSGDADFGVLIHEERFTYEKQGLVKLQDLGEWWEESTGKHIPLGAIAFRRDLGEKLKLNFDHSLKKSLDLGYQNREETYEYILKHSQDTTREVVDAHIGLYVNEFTRSLGTEGRDAILTLYRKGVEAGFLPVGKEEVLF
- the metF gene encoding methylenetetrahydrofolate reductase [NAD(P)H]; translation: MKKISEIYVSAKGPVYSFEFFPPKTSEGDVKLMETVRELSRLNPDFVTVTYGAGGSTRDKTIQILSEISKNYSVPTVSHFTCVGANRDQIRETLQGIRSKGIVNLMALRGDPPRGEGEFKKTDGGFENATELISFIRSEKLDFCIGGGCYPEKHPDAKTLEEDVRHLKLKVEAGTDFLVSQLFFVNSIFENFLNFVRKVGIRVPVIPGIMPITSFAQIERFKSMAGCEFPSSLIADLQEVEHRPEEFYRRSLNFTVKQCRELLKMGVPGIHLYTLNQSHASYDIVRELKG